The Pedobacter roseus genome contains a region encoding:
- a CDS encoding rhamnogalacturonan acetylesterase: MKSTKYLYPILVIAFITFSSCIILKQKDKPTLFLIGDSTVKNGKGKGDGALWGWGSFIANFFDTDKINVENDALGGTSSRTFQTNGLWDAVLAKVKKGDFVMMQFGHNDSSPLDDTARARGTIKGIGMESKDTYNPIKKKQEVVYTYGWYMRKFINDIKAKGATPIVCSSIPRNPVKDDQVVLVNDSYAGWAQEVAQAEKVDFIPLNQLIKDKYAGLSAAQVKTYFTEKDHTHTNEEGAKVNAAAVVEGLKALKTSKLKSYLK; encoded by the coding sequence ATGAAATCAACTAAATACCTATATCCAATCCTTGTAATCGCTTTTATCACTTTTTCTTCCTGCATTATCCTAAAGCAAAAAGATAAGCCAACTTTATTCCTCATCGGCGATTCTACCGTTAAAAATGGCAAAGGTAAAGGCGATGGCGCTTTATGGGGCTGGGGTAGTTTTATCGCGAATTTCTTCGATACTGATAAAATTAATGTCGAAAATGATGCCCTAGGCGGAACAAGCAGCAGGACTTTCCAAACCAATGGCCTTTGGGATGCTGTTTTAGCGAAAGTAAAAAAAGGCGATTTTGTAATGATGCAGTTTGGCCATAATGATAGTAGTCCGCTGGATGATACCGCCCGTGCCCGCGGTACAATTAAAGGTATTGGTATGGAAAGTAAGGATACCTATAACCCCATTAAGAAAAAACAGGAAGTGGTGTATACTTACGGCTGGTACATGCGCAAATTTATTAATGATATTAAAGCAAAAGGCGCTACCCCGATTGTTTGCTCTTCCATTCCGCGTAATCCAGTTAAAGATGATCAGGTGGTGTTGGTTAACGATAGTTATGCCGGTTGGGCGCAAGAGGTTGCCCAGGCAGAAAAGGTAGATTTTATCCCCTTAAATCAATTGATTAAAGATAAATATGCAGGTTTGTCTGCTGCTCAGGTGAAAACATATTTTACCGAAAAAGACCATACCCATACCAATGAAGAAGGTGCAAAAGTAAACGCAGCAGCTGTTGTAGAGGGCTTAAAGGCATTGAAAACGAGTAAACTGAAAAGTTATTTGAAATAA